One stretch of Candidatus Binatia bacterium DNA includes these proteins:
- the pfp gene encoding diphosphate--fructose-6-phosphate 1-phosphotransferase, with amino-acid sequence MANPGGDGNDRIGVLVGGGPAPGINGVISALTLEARNRDRQVLGIYDGFQWLMAGDTERVKLLDHDDVSRIHFQGGSILNTSRANPTKKPEHLEAVLASLRQLGIGCLATIGGDDTMFAASQLAKRAAGSIRICHVPKTIDNDLPLPGDIPTFGFETARELGFRLVHNLMEDSRATKRWYFVVVMGRSAGHLALGIGKAAGATLTVIPEEFEGQVRLETLCDLLEGAILKRKALWGRLDGVALIAEGLLERLTPEEMTAIEGVRITRDDYGHLRLAEMDLAFILKTQVERRFVERGERISITHKNIGYEVRCAPPLAFDCEYVRALGYGAAEFLLSPSPEAARVHGALVCLDNGKLRYLNFDELLDPHTGRTKVRLVDVGKPSYKVAREYMIRLEREDFDSPEKLGALAEAASTGNGSLSPEQFQKKFRYLVTEIRGGI; translated from the coding sequence ATGGCCAATCCGGGCGGCGACGGAAACGATCGAATCGGCGTATTGGTCGGTGGCGGACCGGCCCCTGGAATCAACGGAGTCATCAGCGCGCTCACCTTAGAAGCGCGCAATCGCGACCGCCAGGTCCTCGGCATATACGACGGCTTCCAGTGGCTCATGGCGGGCGACACGGAAAGAGTGAAGCTGCTGGACCACGACGACGTGTCGCGGATTCACTTCCAGGGCGGCTCCATTTTAAATACTTCGCGGGCCAACCCGACGAAAAAACCCGAGCACCTCGAAGCGGTTTTGGCCTCTCTCAGACAGTTGGGAATCGGCTGCCTCGCCACTATAGGCGGCGACGACACGATGTTCGCCGCCAGCCAGTTGGCCAAGCGCGCCGCCGGAAGCATCCGAATCTGCCACGTGCCGAAGACCATCGACAACGACCTCCCGCTCCCCGGCGACATTCCCACGTTCGGTTTCGAGACCGCGCGCGAGCTGGGCTTCCGCCTGGTGCATAACCTGATGGAAGATTCGCGCGCCACGAAGCGCTGGTATTTCGTCGTCGTCATGGGCCGCTCCGCCGGCCACCTCGCGCTCGGCATCGGCAAAGCGGCCGGCGCGACCCTCACCGTTATCCCCGAAGAGTTCGAAGGGCAGGTGCGGCTCGAGACGCTGTGCGATCTGCTCGAAGGGGCGATTTTAAAGCGCAAGGCGCTCTGGGGAAGGCTCGACGGCGTAGCCTTGATCGCCGAGGGCTTGCTGGAGCGCCTCACCCCCGAGGAGATGACCGCCATCGAAGGGGTGCGCATCACGCGCGACGACTACGGCCATCTGCGTCTCGCCGAGATGGACCTCGCGTTCATATTGAAAACCCAGGTGGAGCGCCGCTTTGTCGAACGGGGCGAGCGCATCAGCATCACGCACAAGAACATCGGTTACGAGGTGCGCTGCGCGCCGCCGCTGGCGTTCGATTGCGAATACGTGCGCGCCTTGGGCTACGGCGCGGCGGAGTTTCTCCTGAGCCCGAGCCCGGAGGCGGCCCGGGTCCACGGCGCTTTGGTCTGTCTCGACAACGGCAAGCTTCGCTACTTGAACTTCGACGAGCTGCTCGACCCGCACACGGGCAGGACCAAGGTCCGCCTCGTGGACGTCGGCAAACCCTCTTACAAGGTCGCGCGGGAATACATGATTCGTCTCGAGCGGGAAGACTTCGACAGCCCGGAGAAGCTCGGCGCTCTGGCCGAGGCCGCGTCCACCGGCAACGGAAGCTTGAGCCCCGAACAGTTTCAAAAAAAATTCCGCTACCTGGTGACGGAGATCCGAGGAGGGATTTAA